The following are encoded in a window of Novosphingobium sp. THN1 genomic DNA:
- the pgmG gene encoding phosphoglucomutase/phosphomannomutase PgmG, with amino-acid sequence MTAHRFHPSILREYDIRGVFGETLSADDARAVGRSFGSVVRSRGGSRVAVGCDGRISTPVLEHALVEGLTASGVDVVRIGLGPSPMLYFAATPGSGGLAQEVQGGVQVTGSHNPANHNGFKMVLEGAAFFGSDIVDLGRIAEEGAWTSGNGRIKDADVSAAYVDCLIGALDSIGLDVLHGLAIGWDAGNGAAGPLIEALTARLPGRHVLLHTSVDGHFPNHHPDPTVEANLTDLRRAVAAGSLDFGLAFDGDGDRIGAVDGRGRVLWADQLLAIYAEEVLRERPKSTIIADVKASSTLFARIAELGGTPLMWKTGHSPIKSKMKETLAPLAGEMSGHMFFADRYFGFDDALYAAVRLIAATVTLGKSVTQMRDGMPEMVATPELRFAVPRERKAAAVAEVLHGLREDGAAVNDTDGVRVDTTDGWWLLRSSNTEDVLVVRAESADQGGLDRLMAQVDARLAAVGIRRPA; translated from the coding sequence ATGACGGCGCACCGCTTCCACCCTTCGATCCTGCGCGAATACGATATTCGCGGCGTCTTTGGCGAAACCTTGAGCGCGGACGATGCCCGCGCCGTCGGCCGCAGCTTTGGCTCGGTGGTGCGATCGCGCGGCGGCAGCCGGGTGGCGGTGGGCTGCGACGGGCGCATCAGCACGCCGGTGCTGGAACATGCGCTGGTCGAAGGGCTGACTGCCAGCGGCGTTGACGTGGTCCGGATCGGGCTGGGACCGAGCCCGATGCTCTATTTCGCGGCAACGCCCGGTTCGGGCGGGTTAGCCCAAGAGGTGCAGGGCGGCGTTCAGGTAACCGGCAGCCACAATCCCGCCAATCACAATGGCTTCAAGATGGTACTTGAAGGGGCGGCGTTCTTCGGCAGCGACATAGTCGATCTCGGGCGGATCGCCGAGGAAGGCGCGTGGACTTCCGGAAACGGACGCATCAAGGACGCCGACGTTTCCGCCGCTTACGTCGATTGCCTGATCGGCGCGCTGGATAGCATCGGCCTGGATGTGCTGCATGGCCTCGCCATTGGCTGGGACGCGGGCAACGGCGCTGCCGGCCCCCTGATCGAGGCGTTGACCGCCCGACTGCCCGGACGGCATGTCCTTCTTCATACGAGCGTGGACGGCCATTTTCCCAACCATCATCCTGATCCGACTGTGGAAGCCAATCTCACCGATCTTCGCCGCGCTGTCGCGGCGGGAAGCCTCGACTTCGGACTAGCATTCGACGGGGATGGGGACCGGATCGGCGCGGTCGACGGCCGCGGCCGCGTACTCTGGGCCGACCAGCTTCTGGCGATCTATGCCGAGGAAGTGCTGCGAGAGCGCCCGAAATCCACGATTATCGCCGATGTGAAGGCCAGCTCAACGCTGTTTGCGCGGATTGCGGAACTCGGCGGAACGCCGCTGATGTGGAAAACCGGGCATTCGCCGATCAAGTCCAAAATGAAGGAGACACTTGCCCCGCTGGCCGGGGAAATGAGCGGTCACATGTTCTTTGCCGACCGTTACTTCGGTTTTGACGACGCACTCTATGCCGCCGTCCGGCTGATCGCGGCAACCGTCACGCTCGGCAAGTCGGTAACGCAGATGCGCGATGGCATGCCCGAAATGGTGGCGACGCCCGAATTGCGCTTTGCCGTACCGCGCGAACGCAAGGCAGCAGCTGTCGCCGAGGTGCTGCATGGTCTTCGTGAGGATGGAGCTGCCGTGAACGACACGGACGGCGTTCGCGTCGATACAACCGATGGCTGGTGGTTGCTGCGGTCATCCAACACCGAGGACGTGCTGGTGGTCCGCGCCGAGTCGGCAGACCAAGGCGGGCTCGACCGGCTCATGGCCCAAGTCGACGCCCGCCTTGCTGCGGTGGGGATCAGGCGTCCGGCGTAA
- a CDS encoding BON domain-containing protein, whose product MGQRMDWNSRDRWQDEERRQSRDYSGEFAPEFDRDRYDRSNRSRDQWGRSGSTGASTPLGDPPTGWMDQDMRGDRRTHDWEVGDRHYTGQGRAPQGRSRWRDTATGNAANTGDYFTSEDYGEGRRAWGGPAGYGAYGTGSAGGYPSSYGYSGRGGYGDHDPRGFFDRAVDEVRGWFGGDGDRDDGRRESHRGKGPGDYTRSDERIREDANDRLTDDHHIDARQITVMVTEGEVTLAGTVGSRAEKRRAEDVVEDIGGVKHVQNNLRVKTGSGLEGQGGTLGWGNGDRSFTPDA is encoded by the coding sequence ATGGGCCAACGCATGGATTGGAACTCGCGCGACCGCTGGCAGGACGAAGAGCGACGCCAGTCGCGCGACTATTCCGGCGAGTTCGCCCCGGAATTCGATCGCGATCGCTATGACCGCAGCAACCGCAGCCGAGACCAGTGGGGCCGCTCCGGCTCGACCGGGGCGTCAACGCCGTTGGGCGATCCGCCGACCGGATGGATGGATCAGGACATGCGCGGCGATCGGCGCACCCACGACTGGGAAGTGGGCGACCGGCACTATACCGGCCAGGGCCGCGCCCCGCAGGGCCGCTCGCGCTGGCGTGATACCGCCACCGGCAATGCCGCAAACACGGGCGACTATTTCACGTCTGAAGACTATGGCGAAGGCCGTCGCGCCTGGGGCGGGCCTGCCGGATACGGCGCCTATGGCACCGGCTCTGCCGGTGGTTACCCGTCGTCCTACGGCTACAGCGGTCGCGGCGGTTACGGCGACCACGATCCCCGCGGCTTTTTCGACCGTGCTGTCGATGAAGTGCGCGGCTGGTTCGGTGGCGATGGCGACCGCGATGACGGCCGGCGCGAAAGCCATCGCGGGAAGGGCCCGGGCGACTACACGCGCTCGGACGAACGCATCCGCGAGGACGCCAACGATCGCCTGACCGATGACCACCACATCGATGCGCGCCAGATCACAGTCATGGTCACCGAAGGCGAAGTCACGCTTGCCGGCACGGTGGGCAGCCGCGCCGAGAAGCGCCGCGCGGAAGACGTCGTCGAGGACATCGGCGGGGTGAAGCATGTGCAGAACAACCTGCGCGTGAAGACCGGCAGCGGCCTTGAAGGCCAGGGCGGCACGCTCGGCTGGGGCAACGGCGACCGTTCGTTTACGCCGGACGCCTGA
- a CDS encoding molecular chaperone DnaJ — protein sequence MIKLLTLAILASLACKLLAGRWPWELLQGDPRAANEARARNLLGIGPQAGYDEVIEAHRRLLQKVHPDRGGSNEAVHEANAARDLLLARLADRRGT from the coding sequence ATGATCAAGCTGCTCACGCTTGCGATCCTGGCCAGCCTTGCGTGCAAGCTGCTGGCAGGGCGCTGGCCGTGGGAGCTTCTGCAAGGAGACCCGCGCGCCGCCAACGAGGCGCGGGCACGCAACCTTCTCGGCATCGGGCCGCAGGCGGGTTATGACGAAGTGATCGAGGCGCACCGGCGGCTGCTCCAGAAGGTCCACCCCGATCGCGGCGGCAGCAACGAAGCCGTGCATGAAGCCAATGCCGCGCGCGATCTGCTGCTGGCGCGGCTGGCCGACCGGCGCGGGACCTGA